The proteins below are encoded in one region of Myxocyprinus asiaticus isolate MX2 ecotype Aquarium Trade chromosome 13, UBuf_Myxa_2, whole genome shotgun sequence:
- the LOC127450165 gene encoding histone chaperone asf1b-A, whose protein sequence is MAKVQVLNVAVLDNPSPFINPFQFEITFECMEDLPEDLEWKIIYVGSAESEEYDQTLDSVLVGPVPAGRHMFVFQADAPNAALIPESDAVGVTVVLITCTYRGQEFIRIGYYVNNEYTDTELRENPPLKPDYGQLQRNILASNPRVTRFHINWEGCAEKMEDSENVDPAPNAMLPPSCTPGKAPPLGLVPDNSMDCL, encoded by the exons ATGGCAAAAGTGCAAGTGCTAAATGTAGCTGTCCTGGACAACCCAAGTCCATTTATAAACCCATTTCAGTTCGAGATAACGTTTGAGTGCATGGAGGACCTTCCAGAGG ATCTCGAATGGAAGATTATTTACGTGGGCTCAGCAGAAAGTGAGGAGTACGATCAGACTCTTGACTCTGTCCTTGTTGGCCCAGTTCCTGCAGGGCGACACATGTTTGTGTTTCAA GCGGATGCTCCAAACGCTGCCCTAATACCTGAGAGTGATGCCGTGGGTGTTACTGTTGTTttaatcacatgtacatacagAGGACAGGAGTTCATTCGCATCGGCTACTATGTTAACAATGAGTACACAGACACTGAGCTTCGTGAGAACCCACCCCTTAAACCTGACTATGGACAG CTCCAGAGGAACATCCTGGCTTCAAACCCGCGTGTAACTAGATTTCACATCAACTGGGAGGGATGTGCCGAGAAAATGGAGGATTCGGAGAACGTAGACCCCGCACCGAACGCCATGCTGCCCCCATCCTGCACCCCAGGCAAAGCACCTCCACTGGGACTGGTGCCAGACAACTCCATGGACTGTTTGTAG